The sequence below is a genomic window from Thiohalospira halophila DSM 15071.
TCATGCCGGCACCGCCGATCCCGATGAAGTGGATCCGCCGGATGCGGCGCATCAGGGGTACTCCACCCGGGTCCAGGGGGCGGGTCTCAGCCATGGCTCACCTCCCGGCAGATGGCCGCCACCGTCTCCGCCGCCTCCGGCCGCGCCCGCTTGCGGGCCGCGGTGGCCATGGCCTGCAGCCCGCCCCGGCCCCTGGCGGCGTCGGCGGCGACCTCGTCCAGGGCGCGGGCGAGGTTCGCCGTCTCCAGCTGGTCCTGGGGCCAGAGCTGGGCGGCGCCCACATCGGCCAGGTAGGCGGCGTTGCGGGTCTGATGATCATCCACTGCGTGGGGGAAGGGTACCAGCAGGCTCCCCACGCCGGCCGCCGCCAGCTCCGCCACCGTGAGGGCCCCGGAGCGGGCGATAACCAGATCGGCCCAGGCGTAGGCGCTCGCCATGTCCTCCACGAAGGGGACTACCTCCGCAGCAACCCCGGCCTCGGCGTAGGTAGCCCGGGCCTCTTCCTGCTCGCGCTGGCCGGCCTGATGGTGGACCTCGACTTCGCCGCGCCGCTCCATGGCCGCCACCGCCGCGGGTACGGTCCGGTTGAGCGCCAGGGCCCCCTGGCTACCCCCCAGGACCAGGATCCGCAGGGGCCCCTCCCGCCCCTGGAAACGCGCCGCCGGCTCTGGCAGCGCGGCGATATCGGCCCGGACCGGGTTCCCGGTCACCGTGGCGCCCACCCGCTCGGGGAAGGCGCCGGGGAAGGCGGCCAGTACCCGGGCCGGGCGCAGCCGCGCCAGGGCCCGATTGGTCAGGCCGGCGCTGGCGTTCTGTTCATGGATGATCAGCGGACGGCCGGTGAGGCGTGCCGCCAGCCCGCCGGGGCCGGCGGCAAAGCCACCCATGCCGAGTACGGCATCCGCCCCGCGCTGCGCGAGGATCCGGCGGGCACCGAGCACGGCCCGGGTCAGCCGCCACGGGGCGGCCAGCCAGCGGCCGGCCCCGTTGCCGCGCAGCCCCGCTACGCTCAGGGTATCCAGGTCGAAACCGGCCTCCGGCACCACGCGGGCCTCCAGGCCCTCGGCGGTGCCCAGCCAGCTCACCGTGTCCCCGGTGCTGCGCAGGGCCTCGGCCACCGCCAGGGCGGGGAAGATGTGTCCACCGGTGCCGCCGGCGGCGATGACTAGGTGCGCCATGCGCCCCTCCCGCGCCGGTGGCGCTGTGCGAAGCGGTTCTCGTGGTCCACGCGCAGCAGCAGGGCCAGGAGCAGGGCGGTACTCACCACCGAGCTGCCACCATAGCTCACCAGGGGCAGGGTCAGCCCCTTGGTGGGCAGGACGCCCATGTTGACGCCGGCACTGATAAAGACCTGCAGCCCCAGCCAGAGGGCGATGCCGTAGGCGATATAGGCCGCGAAGATGCGACCGGCCGCCTCGGCGACTCGGGCGACCACCAGCCCGCGCACCACCAGCAGGCCGTAGAGGGCCAGGATGGCCAGCACCCCTATCAGCCCCAGTTCTTCGCCGATGACCGCGAAGACGAAGTCGGTGTGCGCCTCCGGCAGGTAGAAGAGCTTCTGCACGGAGCCGCCCAGGCCCACCCCGGTCCACTCGCCGCGGCCGAAGGCGATGAGCGCCTGGGTCAGCTGAAAACCGCTGTTATAGGGGTCGGCCCAGGGATTCAGGAAGGCGGTCACCCGCTCCAGCCGATAGGGGGCGGAGACCACGAGCAACGCCACGACCCCGGCCGCCACCCCGGAGGCCGCGGCGAAGAGCCACAACCGGGCACCGGCCAGGAAGAGCACCCCCAGGACGGTGGCCGCCATGACCACGGCGGCCCCGAAATCGGGCTGGGCCAGCAGCAGGGTCCCGGCGACGGCCAGTAGCAGCAGCGGTTTGAAGAAACCGCCGGCCGAGGTCTGAACCTCTTCCTGGCGACGACCCACATAATCGGCGATGTAGACCAGCAGGGCGATCTTGAAGAACTCCGATACCTGGAGGTTCACCGGACCCAGGGGCAGCCACCGGGTCGCGCCGTTGACCTCCACCCCGACTACCAGGACCACCAGCAACAGGCCAAAGCCCAGCGCCAGCCCCGGTCCCGAGAGGCGCTGCCACTGGGCCAGGGGAGTGGTCACTACCAGCCACCCCAGCGCGGTCCCGGCGGCGTAGAAGACCAGCTGGCGCGCGACGTAGTGGAAGGGCGAACCGAGATTCCGATCGGCGATATCCATGGAGGCCGAGGCGACGATGACCAGCCCCAGCCCCACCAGCAAGGCCACGGCGAGGACCAGAAGGGGGTCGAAGGGCCAGGGCTGGCTGGTCGCGGCTCCGCCCCGGGGGCGATAGCCCTGCTGCAGACCGGACATTGCCTCGCTCATGCCGCCCTCCCCGCCACTGCAGTGGCGAAGGCCTCGCCCCGCTGGGCGTAGCCATCGAACTGGTCGAAGCTGGCGCAGGCCGGCGACAGCAGCACGGTATCTCCGGGCTGCGCCAGCTCCCCGGCGCGGGCCACCGCCTCCGTCATGTCGGCGGCGGCGTGGACCGGGACGTGGGGCGCGAGGACCGCGGCGATGGTCGGGCCGTCCTCGCCCAGGGTCACCGCCGCTCGCAGCCGGCCCCGGCGTGCGGGCTCGGCCAGCGGGGCAAAGTCCTGGTCCTTGCCCTGCCCCCCGGCGATGAGGACCACCGGTACCTCGAGCCCCTCAATGGCCGCCAGGGCCGCACCGACGTTGGTGGCCTTGGAATCGTCGACCCAGGTCACGCCGTCGCTCTCCGCGACCCGGACACAGCGGTGGTCCAGGCCGATGAAGCCGGCCAGTGCGGTCCGCATGGCGGCCCGGGGCAGGCCGGCGGCCTCGCCCAGGGCCAGCGCCGCCAGCGCATTGGCGCGATTGTGCGCGCCCACGAGGGGCAGCTCCGCCGCCGGCATCACCCGCTCTTCCCCGCAGGCGAGCCAGGGTGTCCCGTCGGGGCCGGAGCGGATGCCCCAG
It includes:
- the murG gene encoding undecaprenyldiphospho-muramoylpentapeptide beta-N-acetylglucosaminyltransferase, whose product is MAHLVIAAGGTGGHIFPALAVAEALRSTGDTVSWLGTAEGLEARVVPEAGFDLDTLSVAGLRGNGAGRWLAAPWRLTRAVLGARRILAQRGADAVLGMGGFAAGPGGLAARLTGRPLIIHEQNASAGLTNRALARLRPARVLAAFPGAFPERVGATVTGNPVRADIAALPEPAARFQGREGPLRILVLGGSQGALALNRTVPAAVAAMERRGEVEVHHQAGQREQEEARATYAEAGVAAEVVPFVEDMASAYAWADLVIARSGALTVAELAAAGVGSLLVPFPHAVDDHQTRNAAYLADVGAAQLWPQDQLETANLARALDEVAADAARGRGGLQAMATAARKRARPEAAETVAAICREVSHG
- the ftsW gene encoding putative lipid II flippase FtsW, yielding MSGLQQGYRPRGGAATSQPWPFDPLLVLAVALLVGLGLVIVASASMDIADRNLGSPFHYVARQLVFYAAGTALGWLVVTTPLAQWQRLSGPGLALGFGLLLVVLVVGVEVNGATRWLPLGPVNLQVSEFFKIALLVYIADYVGRRQEEVQTSAGGFFKPLLLLAVAGTLLLAQPDFGAAVVMAATVLGVLFLAGARLWLFAAASGVAAGVVALLVVSAPYRLERVTAFLNPWADPYNSGFQLTQALIAFGRGEWTGVGLGGSVQKLFYLPEAHTDFVFAVIGEELGLIGVLAILALYGLLVVRGLVVARVAEAAGRIFAAYIAYGIALWLGLQVFISAGVNMGVLPTKGLTLPLVSYGGSSVVSTALLLALLLRVDHENRFAQRHRRGRGAWRT